A genomic window from Cricetulus griseus strain 17A/GY chromosome 4, alternate assembly CriGri-PICRH-1.0, whole genome shotgun sequence includes:
- the LOC100751834 gene encoding olfactory receptor 7E24-like, which yields MMKMKTKNITHVLEFYLKRVSDDPELQPFLWGLFLSMYLISVLGNLLIILTVSSDSHLHTPMYFFLSILSLADTGFISTTVPNMVADLQIHSTAISYVGCLTQMSFFVIFGCMDSMLLTVMAYDRFVAICYPLYYTVIMNPCRCGILVLVSFSASLFESLFHNFIALQLKCFKDVEIPNFFCHPSQLLSLACNNTFDNSMFTYVMGIILGVFPLSGILVSYFKIISSILRITSAGGRCKAFSTCGSHLTVVCLFYGTGLGEYFGSVLSDSSGNNVVASLMYTVVTPMLNPFIYSLRNQDISRSLKRLHFCLV from the coding sequence atgatgaaaatgaaaaccaaaaacataacACATGTTTTAGAATTCTATCTTAAGAGAGTGTCTGATGATCCAGAACTGCAACCCTTTCTATGGGGGTTGTTCCTGTCCATGTATCTGATATCAGTCCTTGGGAACTTGCTCATCATCCTGACTGTCAGCTCTGACTCCCATCTCCACACTCCTATGTATTTCTTCCTCTCTATTCTGTCCTTGGCTGACACTGGCTTCATTTCTACCACAGTCCCCAACATGGTTGCAGACCTTCAAATCCACAGTACAGCCATATCTTATGTGGGCTGTCTGACTCAGAtgtctttttttgtcatttttggaTGTATGGATAGTATGCTTCTGACTGTGATGGCGTATGACAGGTTTGTTGCCATCTGTTACCCTTTGTATTACACAGTAATTATGAACCCTTGTCGCTGTGGCATCTTAGTTTTAGTATCTTTTTCAGCTAGCCTTTTTGAATCTCTGTTTCACAATTTTATCGCCTTACAACTTAAATGTTTCAAAGATGTGGAAATCCCTAATTTCTTCTGTCACCCTTCTCAACTTCTAAGCTTAGCATGCAACAACACATTTGATAATAGCATGTTCACATATGTTATGGGTATTATACTTGGTGTTTTTCCCTTATCAGGGATCCTTGTCTCAtactttaaaatcatttcttctaTTCTGAGAATCACCTCTGCAGGTGGGAGGTGTaaagccttctccacctgtggATCTCACCTAACAGTGGTGTGCTTATTTTATGGAACAGGGCTTGGAGAGTATTTTGGTTCAGTTTTGTCTGACTCTTCTGGCAACAATGTGGTGGCCTCATTAATGTACACTGTGGTCACACCCATGCTAAACCCTTTCATTTACAGTCTGAGGAATCAGGACATTAGCAGATCTCTAAAAAGGCTCCACTTTTGTCTTGTTTAA